From the Lathyrus oleraceus cultivar Zhongwan6 chromosome 4, CAAS_Psat_ZW6_1.0, whole genome shotgun sequence genome, one window contains:
- the LOC127074600 gene encoding uncharacterized protein LOC127074600, with translation MESLKPNAIRTHFAAISKTIRIFELCILLLLLSWSLTRLPLAVSISADFLRKLAANPLFIFAVSNAIIAALLAQSGRFSGENTDEHAGAGKLYREFMNSRIAVSDRDHQPPFDAVKTTPVADVATVATEVKCQDKEVISETVPAPVVPDQESEAGSEFTNFRRSQSEKWKGEAGKMQRRKQLRRSETEKLRETARENLYPQDKLSNEEFQRAIDAFIAKQMRFLREDSSAIVVSKTS, from the coding sequence ATGGAATCACTTAAACCAAACGCGATTCGAACACACTTCGCCGCCATTTCCAAAACCATTCGCATTTTCGAACTCTGCATCCTCCTTCTCCTTCTTTCCTGGTCTCTCACGCGCCTCCCTCTCGCCGTTTCCATCTCCGCTGACTTCCTCCGTAAACTCGCTGCTAACCCTCTCTTCATCTTCGCAGTCTCTAATGCCATCATCGCCGCACTTCTCGCACAATCCGGCCGTTTCTCTGGTGAAAACACCGACGAGCATGCTGGTGCCGGTAAACTCTACCGCGAGTTTATGAATAGCCGTATCGCGGTTTCAGATCGCGACCACCAGCCTCCGTTCGACGCCGTTAAAACTACGCCGGTTGCAGATGTTGCGACTGTCGCAACGGAGGTGAAGTGTCAGGACAAGGAGGTAATCTCTGAAACCGTTCCGGCTCCGGTGGTTCCAGATCAAGAAAGTGAAGCAGGCTCCGAGTTCACGAATTTCCGACGGAGTCAGTCGGAGAAATGGAAAGGTGAGGCTGGAAAGATGCAGCGTCGGAAACAGCTCCGGCGATCGGAAACGGAGAAGCTTCGAGAAACTGCGAGAGAAAATTTATATCCGCAGGATAAGCTAAGCAACGAAGAGTTTCAACGCGCCATTGATGCGTTCATCGCAAAGCAAATGAGGTTTCTGCGAGAAGATTCTTCCGCCATTGTTGTTAGCAAAACTTCGTAG